A region of Granulicella aggregans DNA encodes the following proteins:
- a CDS encoding glycosyltransferase family 87 protein, whose protein sequence is MTTQLEWHRSRAWQTNSALLLIGAGMLALARQLVSENDHFTIGHSGVSGYSVVLYVAAIVILLTSEIDRFTFPIILAVAIACRLVTLYDDPAMSSDVYRYAWDGVVQHAHINPYRYVPGDKALASLRAPNQDLFDNMNRRDYAHTIYPPAAQALFYLITFISPTMTFMKTAMVLFEGLTMWALVALLREMGVRREQTLIYAWCPLLIWEIGDSGHLDSVAMAFIALALLFRYRRKPVVTGLFLGLAVMTKMYPLVLLPALMLREPRTGKIWLRGWDWKMPAVVFALIVAGYAAYSSVGMMVFGFLGGYVEEEGMQSGARYFLLQLVQEVPGLHALPAAVFLGFCVVVFASVTFWALKVAKESNQSEFLLPAFGLAFALMLLFSPHYPWYIVWLVPFLALVPSLTVLTYLTGFFYWYTTDLAEPGPKMFLANKYLYAMVLAAAIIEAVMRKWPVHRQYMIQAEPARETL, encoded by the coding sequence ATGACGACGCAGTTAGAGTGGCACCGAAGCAGGGCATGGCAGACGAACTCGGCGTTGCTGTTGATTGGTGCCGGGATGCTGGCGCTTGCACGGCAGCTGGTGAGCGAAAACGATCACTTCACGATTGGGCACTCGGGTGTGTCGGGGTACTCGGTGGTGCTGTATGTGGCGGCCATCGTGATCCTTCTGACGAGCGAGATAGACCGCTTTACGTTTCCGATTATTCTTGCGGTCGCGATTGCGTGCAGACTGGTGACGCTCTATGACGATCCGGCGATGTCGTCCGATGTGTACCGGTATGCGTGGGATGGGGTGGTTCAGCATGCGCATATCAACCCGTATCGCTATGTGCCGGGTGACAAGGCGCTGGCGTCTCTGCGGGCGCCGAACCAGGACCTGTTCGACAACATGAATCGGCGGGATTACGCGCATACGATCTATCCGCCGGCGGCGCAGGCTCTCTTCTACCTGATTACGTTTATCAGTCCGACCATGACGTTTATGAAGACGGCGATGGTGCTGTTTGAAGGTCTGACGATGTGGGCTCTGGTGGCGCTGCTGAGAGAGATGGGCGTGCGGCGAGAGCAGACTCTGATCTATGCATGGTGCCCGTTGTTGATCTGGGAGATTGGGGACTCGGGGCATCTGGACTCAGTGGCGATGGCGTTCATTGCGCTGGCTCTATTGTTTCGATATCGACGAAAGCCGGTGGTGACTGGGTTGTTTCTCGGGCTGGCGGTGATGACCAAGATGTACCCGCTGGTGCTGCTGCCAGCGTTGATGCTGAGGGAGCCCAGAACGGGGAAGATCTGGTTACGCGGATGGGACTGGAAGATGCCGGCTGTGGTCTTCGCGCTGATTGTAGCGGGGTATGCGGCTTACTCCTCGGTGGGAATGATGGTATTTGGATTTCTCGGTGGCTATGTCGAAGAAGAAGGAATGCAGTCGGGAGCGAGGTACTTCCTGCTGCAGCTGGTGCAGGAGGTCCCGGGGCTGCATGCGTTGCCAGCGGCGGTGTTCCTGGGATTCTGCGTGGTTGTGTTTGCATCGGTCACGTTCTGGGCGCTCAAGGTGGCGAAGGAATCGAATCAGAGTGAGTTTCTGTTGCCAGCGTTTGGGCTGGCGTTCGCTCTGATGCTTCTGTTTTCGCCGCACTATCCCTGGTACATCGTGTGGCTGGTGCCGTTCCTTGCGTTGGTGCCGAGTTTGACGGTGTTGACGTATCTCACGGGATTTTTTTATTGGTATACGACCGATCTGGCGGAGCCCGGGCCCAAGATGTTCCTGGCAAATAAATATCTCTATGCGATGGTGCTGGCTGCCGCGATAATCGAGGCAGTGATGCGCAAGTGGCCGGTACACCGGCAGTACATGATCCAGGCTGAACCTGCGAGAGAGACCCTATGA
- a CDS encoding radical SAM protein: MSTLLPIIPSSKTAEDDRLSPEAQRAEEEKNEMRRYFQKPEEALLPVANHEPVCLYLETTNRCNLLCVTCPRTYEQLEPEADMPWEMFTSLIDQYPNIARVVLHGIGEPMLVKDIAQRVAYLKARNIYVLFNTNGTLLNDANGRALIEAGLDELRVSLDAAESEVYQMVRGKDFFAKIVENVRNFTRLQRELNAPKPRVSLWLTGLRETVDQLPNFVRLAHDVGVTEVYLQRLVFFESGEANENSLARAESALFEHTTESEEALIREAEEVAKELGVMFSASGAVDPGESIRMTRTDNPWSLCRRPWSLMYITANGRVLPCCIAPFSMKGYGSFTLGDATQETLREIWNGAEYQRFREGLLTSAPPPACSNCGLRWSL, translated from the coding sequence ATGAGCACACTGCTTCCCATCATTCCATCCAGTAAGACGGCTGAAGACGACCGGCTTTCGCCCGAGGCGCAGCGCGCTGAAGAAGAGAAGAACGAGATGCGGCGGTACTTCCAGAAGCCGGAAGAGGCCCTGCTTCCGGTGGCGAACCATGAGCCGGTGTGTCTCTATCTCGAGACTACGAATCGGTGCAACCTGCTGTGCGTCACCTGCCCGCGGACCTATGAGCAGCTTGAGCCCGAGGCAGACATGCCGTGGGAGATGTTTACTTCGCTGATCGATCAGTATCCCAACATTGCGCGCGTTGTGCTGCATGGGATCGGCGAGCCGATGCTGGTGAAGGACATCGCGCAGCGCGTCGCATATTTGAAGGCGCGGAACATTTACGTGCTGTTCAACACGAACGGTACGCTGCTGAACGACGCGAATGGACGGGCGCTGATCGAAGCCGGACTGGACGAGTTGCGAGTATCGCTTGACGCTGCTGAGTCCGAGGTCTACCAGATGGTGCGGGGGAAAGACTTCTTCGCGAAGATCGTTGAGAACGTGCGGAACTTCACGCGGCTACAGCGGGAGTTGAACGCTCCTAAACCGCGAGTATCGCTTTGGCTGACGGGGCTTCGGGAGACGGTGGACCAGTTGCCGAACTTTGTGCGGCTGGCGCATGACGTTGGCGTGACCGAGGTGTATCTGCAGCGACTCGTTTTCTTTGAGAGCGGCGAGGCGAATGAGAATTCGCTGGCGCGGGCAGAGTCTGCGCTGTTCGAGCATACGACGGAATCGGAAGAGGCGCTGATCCGCGAGGCAGAAGAGGTTGCGAAGGAGCTTGGCGTGATGTTCTCGGCTTCGGGGGCGGTCGATCCGGGCGAGTCGATCCGCATGACGAGAACCGACAATCCATGGAGTCTGTGCCGGAGGCCGTGGTCACTGATGTACATCACGGCGAATGGGCGGGTACTTCCTTGCTGCATCGCTCCGTTCTCCATGAAGGGATACGGTAGCTTCACGCTGGGCGATGCGACGCAGGAGACACTGCGTGAGATATGGAATGGCGCGGAGTATCAGCGTTTTCGCGAGGGGTTGCTGACGAGTGCGCCGCCACCGGCTTGCTCGAACTGCGGACTGCGGTGGAGCTTGTAG
- a CDS encoding metallophosphoesterase family protein: protein MATQSSPDKKKKHPKKPSPPKPPVTPPTPSGQPIFGQPTPSPDPTGFKNPVTDQNFSGINVPSAVPMPLIAAVEPVLTLAQVYGSAGAAKEAAIEKAGQLVFHSVGDTGDVTGPQTQSLVADKMVSDFTEANPADVPSFFFHLGDVVYFFGESTYYYDQFYEPYRDYPAPVLALAGNHDGVVYAADPAPTLAGFLANFVTPAPAQSPDSGGLFRTTMTQPGVYFTFEAPFVRILALYSNVLEDPGVISAQTGTAQPNTVLDSRQVDFLTAALTRIKSEDFTGAVIIAVHHPPFTGGATHGGSPLMLADIDSACMAAGVWPHAVLSGHAHNYQRFTRSFSDGTEAAYLVAGCGGHSPLSPMSATLRTPFPIDSTLTLENYDASDFGYLRILVNATELTIEFHPASDGATTKTPNDTVTIDLATHTVV from the coding sequence ATGGCAACGCAATCCTCCCCTGACAAGAAAAAGAAGCACCCCAAGAAGCCCAGCCCGCCGAAGCCTCCTGTGACGCCTCCCACCCCGTCCGGACAGCCCATCTTTGGACAGCCCACGCCCTCGCCCGATCCCACCGGCTTCAAAAATCCGGTGACAGATCAGAACTTTTCGGGCATCAACGTTCCCTCCGCCGTACCCATGCCCCTCATCGCGGCGGTAGAGCCCGTCCTTACTCTCGCCCAGGTCTACGGCTCAGCCGGAGCAGCCAAGGAAGCCGCCATCGAAAAGGCAGGCCAGCTCGTCTTTCACTCCGTCGGCGACACCGGCGACGTGACCGGCCCGCAGACCCAATCTCTGGTCGCCGATAAGATGGTCTCCGACTTCACCGAAGCCAATCCCGCCGACGTTCCATCGTTCTTCTTCCATCTAGGCGACGTCGTCTACTTCTTCGGCGAGTCGACCTACTACTACGACCAGTTCTACGAACCCTACCGCGACTACCCGGCGCCCGTCCTCGCCCTCGCCGGCAACCACGACGGAGTCGTGTACGCCGCGGACCCCGCACCCACACTCGCCGGCTTCCTCGCCAACTTCGTCACCCCCGCGCCCGCCCAGTCGCCAGACTCCGGTGGCCTCTTCCGTACCACCATGACCCAGCCCGGCGTCTACTTCACCTTCGAAGCCCCTTTTGTTCGCATTCTCGCCCTCTACAGCAACGTCCTTGAAGATCCTGGTGTGATCTCAGCCCAGACTGGCACCGCGCAGCCGAACACTGTCCTCGACAGCCGCCAGGTCGACTTCCTCACTGCTGCCCTTACTCGCATCAAGAGCGAAGACTTCACCGGCGCGGTCATCATCGCTGTCCACCACCCTCCCTTCACCGGAGGCGCGACCCACGGCGGTAGCCCGCTCATGCTCGCCGACATCGACTCCGCCTGCATGGCTGCCGGCGTCTGGCCTCACGCCGTCCTCTCGGGCCACGCCCACAACTATCAAAGATTTACCCGGAGCTTCTCGGACGGAACGGAAGCCGCTTATCTCGTTGCTGGATGCGGCGGCCACTCGCCGCTCTCACCGATGAGCGCCACCCTACGCACACCCTTCCCCATCGACAGCACCCTCACGCTCGAGAACTACGACGCCTCCGACTTCGGCTACCTGCGCATCCTCGTCAACGCGACCGAACTCACCATCGAGTTTCACCCCGCATCAGACGGCGCCACCACGAAGACCCCCAACGACACCGTCACCATCGACCTCGCCACCCACACCGTGGTCTGA
- a CDS encoding MFS transporter, with the protein MALLRQIKSLTKVQRNTFSACFLGWTLDAFDFFLLTVCLRAIAADFHVGIKQIAESIFWTLVMRPVGALLFGAMAERFGRRPTLMVNVISFSIFELASAFAPGLHSFLVCRALFGIAMGGEWGVGAALAFETLPSEARGFFSGLLQEGYVVGSLLAAALYGILFPHLHGTGMLTPWRVMFMIGALPAVLAFYLRVHVKESPAWLESREAGRAKKAFEWGTLVRYLPSFLFLILLMTAFTSFSHGTQDLYPTFLEHDRGFAAGNVGLIVVVGNVGALLGGICFGTLSEKIGRRKAIVCAALLAIPMVPLWVWSHTVVMMAVGGFLMQFMVQGAWGVIPAHLNELSPGPVRAVFPGLAYQLGNLLTSRNSVFQAAYAGRYSGGMLQTAMVGTVVIVAVIVAGVTMLGGEAKGNDLSGVG; encoded by the coding sequence ATGGCCCTGCTGCGTCAGATCAAATCTCTTACAAAAGTTCAACGCAACACATTCAGCGCATGTTTCCTGGGCTGGACGCTGGACGCCTTCGATTTTTTCCTGCTGACGGTGTGCCTGCGGGCGATCGCAGCGGACTTTCATGTCGGTATCAAGCAGATTGCTGAGTCAATCTTCTGGACGCTGGTAATGCGGCCCGTTGGGGCGTTGTTGTTTGGCGCGATGGCTGAGCGGTTCGGCCGTCGGCCGACGCTCATGGTCAACGTGATCTCGTTTTCGATCTTCGAGCTGGCTTCGGCGTTTGCGCCAGGATTGCATAGCTTTCTGGTGTGCCGGGCCCTGTTTGGGATCGCGATGGGTGGGGAGTGGGGCGTTGGCGCGGCGTTGGCGTTTGAGACGCTGCCGAGCGAAGCACGAGGATTCTTCTCCGGGCTTCTGCAGGAAGGCTATGTCGTGGGAAGCCTGCTGGCGGCGGCGCTCTACGGAATACTGTTTCCGCATCTCCATGGGACCGGAATGCTAACGCCTTGGCGGGTGATGTTCATGATCGGAGCGCTGCCGGCCGTGCTGGCGTTTTATCTGCGCGTCCATGTGAAAGAGTCGCCGGCGTGGCTGGAGTCGCGAGAGGCTGGCCGGGCGAAGAAGGCGTTCGAGTGGGGAACGCTTGTGCGGTACCTCCCATCGTTCCTCTTCCTGATTTTGCTCATGACGGCGTTCACTTCGTTCAGCCATGGGACGCAGGATCTGTATCCGACGTTTCTGGAGCATGATCGTGGGTTCGCTGCGGGCAATGTGGGGCTGATTGTCGTGGTCGGGAACGTGGGAGCTCTGCTGGGCGGGATCTGCTTCGGTACGCTGTCCGAAAAGATCGGGCGGCGCAAGGCGATTGTGTGCGCGGCGTTGCTGGCCATTCCGATGGTGCCGTTATGGGTGTGGTCGCACACGGTAGTGATGATGGCGGTGGGCGGGTTCCTGATGCAGTTCATGGTGCAGGGTGCATGGGGCGTGATCCCGGCCCATCTGAATGAGCTGTCGCCGGGGCCGGTGCGGGCGGTTTTCCCGGGGTTGGCGTATCAGTTGGGGAATCTGCTGACTTCGCGCAACAGTGTCTTTCAAGCTGCATATGCGGGGCGGTATTCGGGTGGGATGCTGCAGACTGCGATGGTGGGGACGGTGGTGATCGTTGCCGTGATTGTGGCGGGGGTGACGATGTTGGGTGGCGAAGCGAAGGGGAACGACCTTTCCGGGGTCGGGTAG
- a CDS encoding class I SAM-dependent methyltransferase: protein MDTSDCKLPGSVFVHQPESLFERCSWFYALCREYLFRDHTPEIASSLFPAGGPEPGTHVLEVGCGPGFYSCRLADEYPQLQTTGIDLSENLLSRAKRRALRRRLANCEFRKGDAHALPEGLCRVDAVVMSRLFLIVPDRETVVREVFRVLRPGGRCFIAEPTSGFRTRIPLSCMWILSKFPYTPAGGFREPQQADVMSRLDFAKLIGSQPWGSMKIEYDGWYQYAVCEKSSEVEAAA from the coding sequence ATGGATACAAGCGACTGTAAACTTCCCGGCTCAGTCTTCGTTCATCAGCCGGAGAGCCTGTTTGAGCGATGTTCGTGGTTCTATGCTCTGTGCCGGGAGTATCTCTTTCGCGATCACACACCGGAGATCGCAAGTTCTTTGTTCCCGGCGGGCGGGCCGGAACCAGGAACACATGTTTTAGAGGTGGGCTGCGGGCCAGGGTTTTACTCGTGCCGGCTGGCGGATGAGTATCCGCAGTTGCAGACTACCGGGATCGATCTCTCTGAAAATCTGCTCTCAAGAGCGAAGCGTCGGGCGCTCCGGCGGCGGCTGGCGAACTGTGAGTTTCGCAAGGGCGATGCCCATGCGCTGCCAGAGGGTCTTTGTCGTGTCGATGCCGTGGTGATGTCAAGACTCTTCCTGATAGTGCCCGACCGGGAGACGGTCGTGCGTGAGGTGTTCCGAGTACTGAGGCCGGGCGGCCGATGTTTTATTGCGGAACCGACCTCGGGATTTCGGACGAGGATTCCGCTGAGCTGTATGTGGATCCTCTCGAAGTTTCCGTATACGCCGGCGGGAGGGTTTCGCGAGCCGCAACAGGCGGATGTGATGTCGCGACTGGATTTCGCGAAGTTGATTGGGTCGCAACCCTGGGGCTCGATGAAGATTGAGTACGACGGGTGGTATCAGTACGCGGTGTGTGAGAAGAGCAGCGAAGTAGAAGCCGCAGCATAG
- the tdh gene encoding L-threonine 3-dehydrogenase, with amino-acid sequence MKALVKKKAEKGIWLEDVPEPEMGINDVKIRVLKTGICGTDLHIYDWDAWASKTIPQGLVIGHEFVGEVVAFGSNVADVVVGQLVSGEGHVVCGRCRNCLAGRRHLCAHTLGVGVNRNGAFAEFIVLPMSNIWHHSPSVPHDVAAIFDPFGNAVHTALAFPVLGEDVLVTGAGPIGIMAAAVAKHAGARFVVISDPNAYRRELAKKVGIEHAIDPRETSLKDVMAKLGMYEGFDVGLEMSGNPSAFRDMIGAMSHGGKISMLGIPSTEIAIDWNKVIFNQLTLRGIYGREMYETWYKMTVMLESGLDISGVITHRLNWRDFEEGFAAMSSGNSGKVILDWNDVG; translated from the coding sequence GTGAAGGCACTCGTAAAGAAGAAGGCAGAGAAAGGCATCTGGCTGGAGGACGTTCCCGAGCCGGAGATGGGCATCAACGACGTAAAGATTCGCGTGCTGAAGACGGGAATTTGCGGGACAGACCTGCATATCTACGACTGGGACGCATGGGCGAGCAAGACGATTCCGCAGGGGCTGGTGATCGGACACGAATTTGTGGGTGAGGTAGTTGCGTTTGGCTCGAACGTGGCCGACGTCGTCGTGGGGCAACTTGTAAGTGGAGAAGGCCACGTTGTCTGCGGACGGTGCCGGAACTGCCTGGCGGGGCGACGTCATCTGTGCGCCCATACTTTGGGCGTTGGAGTAAATCGGAACGGAGCGTTTGCGGAGTTCATTGTGCTGCCGATGTCGAACATATGGCACCACAGCCCGAGCGTGCCACACGACGTCGCGGCCATCTTCGACCCGTTCGGGAACGCAGTTCACACGGCGCTGGCGTTTCCCGTGCTGGGTGAAGACGTGTTGGTGACGGGCGCGGGGCCGATTGGGATTATGGCTGCGGCCGTGGCCAAGCATGCTGGGGCACGGTTCGTGGTGATCTCGGACCCGAATGCCTACCGGCGCGAGCTGGCGAAGAAGGTTGGCATCGAGCACGCGATCGATCCGCGGGAGACCTCGCTGAAGGATGTGATGGCGAAGCTCGGCATGTACGAAGGCTTCGATGTCGGCCTTGAGATGTCGGGCAATCCGTCGGCGTTTCGCGACATGATTGGAGCGATGAGCCACGGTGGGAAGATTTCAATGCTGGGGATTCCGTCCACAGAGATTGCAATCGATTGGAACAAGGTGATCTTCAATCAACTGACGCTGCGCGGCATCTACGGCCGGGAGATGTATGAGACCTGGTACAAGATGACGGTGATGCTGGAGAGTGGCCTGGACATTTCAGGCGTCATTACGCACCGGCTGAACTGGAGGGACTTTGAGGAGGGGTTCGCGGCGATGAGCTCGGGCAACTCCGGCAAGGTCATTCTGGATTGGAACGACGTTGGGTAG
- a CDS encoding PilZ domain-containing protein produces MGQLQQFDGRNAVRASVRFPMQLAVVLATESGPLEAVTVDVSANGLLFSADRLPPVGSRVVFTMTMPSAVMGAANDVMIHCTGRIVRHQHAEDVMRAAAVIDEYFLKV; encoded by the coding sequence ATGGGACAATTGCAGCAGTTTGATGGGCGCAATGCAGTGCGGGCGTCGGTGCGGTTCCCGATGCAGCTTGCAGTGGTGCTCGCAACCGAAAGCGGACCGTTGGAGGCAGTGACGGTGGATGTTTCGGCAAATGGGCTTCTCTTCTCCGCAGATCGCCTGCCTCCGGTTGGCAGCCGGGTTGTTTTCACGATGACGATGCCCTCCGCAGTGATGGGAGCAGCGAACGACGTCATGATTCACTGCACGGGTCGCATCGTGCGACACCAGCACGCAGAGGACGTAATGCGAGCCGCTGCTGTAATCGATGAATACTTTCTAAAGGTGTAA
- a CDS encoding aldo/keto reductase: MSDLEKKVLGNSDLALTRIGFGAWAIGGGDWQFAWGPQDDQESIEAIHRALDLGINWIDTAAVYGLGHSEEIVGKALKTTSAKPYVFTKCSMVWDETRTIGRSLKQIRREVEESLKRLQVETIDLYQIHWPNPDEEIEEGWATMAELKKEGKVRWIGVSNFNVSQMERAMKIAPLTSLQPPYSMINRTIEPEILPFCEKHGIGVINYSPMQSGLLTGAMTKERVAAFPKDDFRRNAKAFQEPALDRNLKLAAMLGEIGAKHGVSAGVVAIAWTLAQPAITAAIVGGRSGKQVDGVFPAAAFRLTEEEVTVINSYLAAHP; encoded by the coding sequence ATGAGCGATCTTGAGAAGAAGGTGTTGGGGAACTCCGATCTGGCTTTGACACGGATCGGATTTGGCGCGTGGGCGATTGGCGGCGGCGACTGGCAGTTTGCCTGGGGACCCCAGGACGATCAGGAGTCGATTGAGGCGATTCACCGGGCGCTGGATCTGGGAATCAATTGGATCGATACGGCAGCGGTTTATGGGCTGGGACACTCGGAAGAGATCGTGGGCAAGGCGCTGAAAACGACTTCAGCGAAGCCCTATGTGTTTACCAAGTGCTCGATGGTGTGGGACGAGACGCGGACGATCGGGAGGTCGCTGAAGCAGATTCGCCGCGAGGTGGAGGAGAGCCTCAAGCGATTGCAGGTGGAGACGATCGATCTCTACCAGATTCACTGGCCGAATCCGGACGAAGAGATTGAAGAAGGCTGGGCGACGATGGCCGAGTTGAAGAAAGAAGGAAAGGTCCGGTGGATCGGCGTGTCGAACTTCAATGTCTCGCAGATGGAGCGGGCTATGAAGATAGCACCGCTTACGTCGTTGCAGCCGCCTTACTCCATGATCAATCGGACGATTGAGCCGGAGATTCTGCCCTTCTGCGAGAAACACGGCATTGGCGTGATTAACTATTCGCCGATGCAGTCCGGGCTGCTGACGGGCGCGATGACGAAGGAGCGGGTGGCGGCGTTCCCGAAGGACGATTTCCGGCGAAATGCGAAGGCGTTTCAGGAGCCGGCTCTCGATCGGAATCTGAAGCTGGCTGCGATGCTGGGCGAGATTGGTGCGAAGCACGGGGTAAGCGCGGGAGTGGTGGCGATTGCCTGGACGCTTGCACAGCCGGCGATTACAGCGGCGATAGTAGGTGGGAGGAGCGGGAAGCAGGTAGACGGCGTCTTCCCTGCGGCGGCCTTCCGCTTGACCGAAGAGGAAGTAACTGTAATAAATAGTTACCTCGCTGCACACCCGTAA
- a CDS encoding response regulator transcription factor has product MMFEKTEPKAATSRDGDPSATVGTSAGAPAPEAGAGIRVILADSQAIYRVGLRKVFALEDDIRVVAQAENLANLYAALQRFPTDVVVLEGQLISGTVDAIPELVRRAPGAKLIVQVVESDEMNTVELYRRGVRGVVPRSITPDLLIKCVRKIAEGETWIDNQSISWVIDAYRSQASSLTNPRVQPKLSKKEIAIIGCITRGMRNKEIAYQIGTTEQVIKNYLRKVYDKLGVSDRLELALYCLHHQLLSKYVDETAVEPAVMQRMQTPLGAKL; this is encoded by the coding sequence ATGATGTTTGAAAAGACAGAACCGAAGGCAGCAACCTCACGAGATGGGGATCCCTCTGCCACCGTGGGAACGTCGGCTGGCGCCCCGGCACCCGAGGCGGGCGCAGGCATTCGCGTGATCCTTGCCGATTCACAGGCCATCTACCGCGTTGGTCTGAGAAAAGTATTTGCGCTCGAGGACGATATCCGTGTGGTGGCACAGGCAGAGAACCTGGCGAACCTGTACGCGGCGCTGCAGCGGTTTCCGACAGACGTCGTGGTGCTGGAGGGGCAGTTGATCTCGGGGACGGTCGATGCGATTCCCGAGCTGGTTCGGCGCGCGCCGGGCGCGAAGCTGATTGTGCAGGTTGTCGAGAGCGATGAGATGAACACGGTAGAGCTCTATCGCCGTGGAGTTCGGGGAGTGGTGCCACGCTCGATTACGCCTGATCTACTCATCAAGTGCGTGCGGAAGATTGCCGAAGGCGAGACATGGATCGACAACCAGTCGATCAGTTGGGTGATCGATGCGTACCGATCGCAGGCCAGTTCACTGACCAATCCGCGGGTGCAGCCGAAGCTTTCGAAGAAAGAGATTGCGATCATCGGGTGCATCACGCGAGGGATGCGGAACAAGGAGATCGCGTACCAGATTGGCACGACCGAGCAGGTGATCAAAAACTATCTGCGGAAGGTGTACGACAAGCTGGGGGTTTCCGATCGGCTGGAGCTGGCGCTGTACTGCCTGCATCATCAGTTGCTGAGTAAGTACGTGGACGAGACGGCTGTTGAGCCTGCGGTAATGCAGCGGATGCAGACTCCGCTGGGAGCGAAGCTGTAG
- a CDS encoding glycosyltransferase family 2 protein — protein MAIVSIIIPALNEAESIGRVVAEMPWDLIAECLVVDNGSKDDTAEIARAAGARVVTSPRGYGAACLAGSNAARSDSEVLVYMDGDGSDVIAGLSDLLGPIERGEADFVIGSRMRGKREPGSMLASQVFAGRFVGLLLRVFLGAKYTDMGPFRAIRRTSLEKLQMSELTYGWNLEMQIKAVKQRLRIVEIPVDYRKRIGGESKVSGDFKASMKAAVRILEVLFRVSAGKSS, from the coding sequence ATGGCTATTGTCTCCATCATTATTCCCGCGTTGAACGAGGCTGAATCGATCGGCCGGGTTGTTGCGGAGATGCCGTGGGATCTAATCGCAGAGTGCCTCGTTGTCGATAACGGGTCAAAGGATGACACTGCGGAGATTGCACGGGCAGCCGGCGCACGCGTTGTGACATCGCCGCGCGGGTATGGTGCAGCGTGCCTTGCTGGGTCGAATGCCGCGCGGAGTGATTCTGAGGTTCTGGTCTATATGGACGGAGATGGCTCGGACGTGATCGCGGGACTATCTGACCTTCTGGGTCCGATCGAGCGCGGCGAAGCAGACTTTGTGATTGGCTCGCGCATGCGAGGGAAGCGCGAACCGGGCTCGATGCTGGCTTCACAGGTCTTTGCAGGGCGTTTTGTGGGGCTGCTGCTGCGGGTGTTTCTTGGAGCGAAGTACACGGATATGGGGCCGTTCCGGGCGATTCGGAGAACGTCACTCGAGAAGTTACAAATGTCTGAACTGACTTATGGCTGGAATCTCGAGATGCAGATCAAGGCGGTAAAGCAGAGGCTGCGGATCGTCGAGATTCCGGTGGACTATCGAAAGAGGATTGGCGGGGAGTCGAAGGTGTCGGGAGACTTCAAGGCTTCGATGAAGGCCGCGGTGCGG
- a CDS encoding TIGR04282 family arsenosugar biosynthesis glycosyltransferase, whose protein sequence is MGYQILRSGEGVGGRASQCAMAIMAKAPRVGKVKTRLAPPLTLEQSAALNICFLKDTADGLAKVSGAEGMVCYTPAGDEAAFDDLLPAKFKLIAQRGDKFGERLLAAAEDILACGYGSVCLIDSDSPTVPKAAFEQAVAELAREGDRIVLGPSQDGGYYLIGLKLAHAAVFENITWSTASVCEETIERAREAGIEVVRLPLWYDVDDGATLAILRGELIDGKMPEFAGIAGYEAPHTKEFLAGLREIVAV, encoded by the coding sequence ATGGGCTATCAGATTTTGAGGTCGGGTGAGGGTGTGGGTGGGCGGGCTTCGCAGTGCGCGATGGCGATCATGGCGAAGGCTCCGCGGGTGGGAAAGGTTAAGACGCGGCTGGCTCCGCCGCTTACGCTCGAGCAGTCTGCGGCGCTGAATATCTGTTTTCTCAAAGACACGGCAGATGGGCTGGCAAAGGTTTCCGGCGCTGAGGGTATGGTCTGCTATACGCCGGCCGGTGACGAGGCGGCGTTCGATGATTTGCTGCCGGCGAAGTTCAAGCTGATTGCGCAGCGAGGAGACAAGTTTGGCGAGCGGTTGCTGGCAGCAGCTGAGGACATACTTGCTTGTGGATACGGGAGTGTCTGTCTGATCGATTCTGACTCTCCCACGGTGCCGAAGGCGGCGTTTGAACAGGCAGTGGCAGAGCTTGCGCGCGAGGGCGACCGCATCGTGCTGGGGCCATCGCAGGACGGGGGTTACTACCTTATTGGCTTGAAACTCGCCCATGCAGCGGTGTTCGAGAACATCACGTGGAGCACAGCCAGCGTCTGCGAAGAGACGATAGAACGGGCGCGCGAGGCGGGCATTGAAGTCGTGCGGCTGCCGCTGTGGTATGACGTGGACGATGGAGCCACGCTCGCGATTCTGCGCGGTGAGTTGATCGACGGCAAGATGCCAGAGTTTGCGGGGATTGCAGGGTACGAGGCACCGCATACGAAGGAGTTTCTGGCGGGATTGCGCGAGATCGTGGCCGTATGA